One segment of Mobula birostris isolate sMobBir1 chromosome 29, sMobBir1.hap1, whole genome shotgun sequence DNA contains the following:
- the LOC140189940 gene encoding uncharacterized protein — MIFECEACGETFPDLSGLRTHRLTHSDMVFECEVCGETFPDLSGLRTHRLTHSDMIFECDACGETFSDPSSLQAHRLTHSDMIFECEACGETFPDLSGLQAHRLTHSDMMFECDTCGEDFPDLSSLQAHRLTHSDATIECEACGETFPNLSSLQTHRLTHSDMIFECDACAETFPDPSSLQTHRLTHSDMVFECEACGETFPDLSGLQTHRLTHSDMIFECDACGETFPDLSSLQVHRLTHSDMIFECEACGETFPDLSGLQTHRLTHADMGFECEACGETFPDLSSLQAHRLSHSDMIFECDACGETFPDHSCLQTHRLTHSDMIFECGACREAFPDLPSLQAHQMTHGETPPGLGAMVNPQRAPPALVCDVCGESFASPTHLSLHRRRAHTDTAARPFGCSLCGRIFTKASAWRAHQAVHTGQKPYRCQVCPRSYNRLDNLRRHQRVHLGEKPFRCTACGQGFPSSASLRAHRAAEHGLISGGVLSRLEEPDQRLGSPVSEHGASPQAHSSQRDPCVEIFGSPALEVHGRGAGGPEMEETPTPLLIPPPPLDKPFRCPACGKGFSQAVSLRKHRCPGPAPVGRQGGQAQAPRRGPRPRTHPRERSFRCQVCPRSYNRLDNLRRHQRVHLGEKPFRCTACGQGFPSSASLRAHRAAEHGLRRATPAPALRWPNTSASSPPPPPPPPPSPPPPIKAEAEDLLQAEAFQLTGSWRGAKREEEGGECVECGQRLPDEASLARHRLLHAWERPFRCDACDQAFADSSSLTEHQLGHSREDERAEEAGKAEEEGPSPLRPAPDGPRPLYVLRRLPAWGGGPCRCQVCSELFDDPSALQAHVQRAHGEGGGAVEGEGEKSRPPALAPAPSSSRVKPFQCDVCRRSFAHPSALRAHQTIHTGTKPYACNVCARTYNRLDNLRRHQHCHLKAPL, encoded by the coding sequence ATGATCTTTGAGTGTGAGGCGTGTGGAGAGACGTTCCCCGATCTTTCTGGTCTCCGGACACATCGTCTAACTCATTCGGACATGGTCTTCGAGTGCGAGGTGTGCGGGGAGACCTTCCCCGATCTGTCCGGTCTCCGGACGCATCGTCTAACTCATTCAGACATGATTTTCGAGTGTGATGCCTGTGGCGAGACCTTCTCTGACCCGTCCAGTCTCCAGGCTCACCGTCTGACCCACTCAGACATGATTTTTGAGTGCGAGGCGTGCGGGGAGACATTTCCCGACCTGTCTGGTCTTCAGGCTCACCGTCTGACACACTCAGACATGATGTTCGAGTGTGACACCTGTGGTGAGGACTTCCCTGACCTGTCCAGCCTCCAGGCGCACCGTCTGACCCACTCAGATGCAACAATTGAGTGTGAGGCATGCGGGGAGACATTCCCCAACTTGTCTAGCCTACAGACACATCGTCTAACACATTCGGACATGATTTTTGAGTGTGACGCCTGTGCTGAGACCTTCCCTGACCCGTCTAGTCTACAGACTCACCGTCTCACCCACTCAGACATGGTCTTCGAATGTGAAGCTTGTGGCGAGACCTTCCCTGATCTGTCTGGCCTCCAGACACATCGTCTGACCCACTCAGACATGATCTTTGAATGTGATGCCTGTGGTGAGACCTTCCCTGACCTGTCTAGTCTACAGGTGCACCGTCTGACCCATTCAGACATGATCTTTGAGTGCGAGGCCTGCGGGGAGACATTTCCCGATCTGTCTGGTCTCCAGACGCATCGTCTGACTCATGCAGACATGGGCTTTGAGTGTGAGGCATGCGGGGAGACATTCCCCGatctctccagcctccaggcacacCGCCTGTCTCATTCAGACATGATCTTTGAGTGTGACGCCTGTGGGGAGACTTTTCCTGATCACTCATGCCTGCAGACACACCGACTGACACACTCGGACATGATCTTCGAGTGTGGGGCGTGCAGAGAGGCTTTTCCTGACCTGCCTAGTCTCCAGGCACACCAAATGACCCACGGGGAGACGCCCCCGGGGCTCGGAGCCATGGTGAACCCACAGCGCGCACCGCCTGCTTTGGTCTGTGACGTGTGTGGTGAGAGCTTCGCCAGTCCGACTCACCTGTCTCTCCACCGGCGACGGGCCCACACCGACACGGCGGCCCGCCCCTTCGGCTGCTCGCTGTGCGGGCGGATCTTCACCAAGGCCTCAGCCTGGCGCGCCCACCAGGCCGTCCACACTGGTCAGAAGCCGTACCGCTGCCAGGTCTGCCCTCGATCCTATAACCGCCTGGACAACCTCCGCCGTCACCAGAGAGTGCATCTGGGAGAGAAGCCCTTCCGCTGCACGGCCTGCGGCCAGGgcttcccctcctcagcctctcTGAGGGCCCACCGGGCGGCGGAGCACGGCCTGATCAGTGGGGGGGTCTTGTCCAGGCTGGAGGAGCCTGATCAGCGTCTCGGTAGCCCGGTCTCTGAGCATGGGGCCTCTCCGCAGGCCCACTCCTCCCAGCGGGACCCCTGTGTCGAGATCTTCGGCAGCCCGGCCCTGGAGGTCCATGGGAGAGGAGCAGGAGGGCCGGAGATGGAGGAGACGCCAACGCCGCTTCTCatccccccacctcccctcgaCAAGCCCTTCCGCTGCCCAGCATGTGGCAAAGGCTTCAGCCAGGCCGTCTCCCTGCGGAAGCACCGCTGCCCGGGCCCCGCTCCCGTGGGGCGACAAGGGGGGCAGGCGCAGGCCCCGCGGAGGGGCCCTCGCCCTCGCACTCACCCCCGGGAGCGCTCCTTCCGCTGCCAGGTCTGCCCCCGTTCCTACAACCGCCTGGACAACCTCCGCCGTCACCAGAGAGTGCACCTGGGAGAGAAGCCCTTCCGCTGCACGGCCTGCGGCCAGGGCTTCCCCTCCTCGGCCTCTCTGAGGGCCCACCGGGCGGCGGAGCACGGCCTGAGGAGGGCCACCCCGGCCCCTGCCCTCCGCTGGCCTAACACCTCCGcctcttccccccctcctcccccaccgccgcctccttcccctcccccccccatcaaGGCCGAGGCCGAGGACCTGCTGCAGGCTGAGGCCTTCCAGCTGACGGGGAGCTGGAGGGGGGcgaagagagaggaggagggtgggGAGTGCGTAGAGTGCGGCCAGCGGCTGCCGGACGAGGCCTCGCTGGCACGGCACCGCCTCCTTCACGCCTGGGAGCGGCCCTTCCGCTGCGATGCCTGCGACCAGGCCTTTGctgactcctcctcactgacggaGCATCAGCTGGGCCACAGCCGGGAGGACGAGCGGGCGGAGGAGGCGgggaaggcagaggaggagggCCCGTCGCCTCTGCGCCCCGCTCCCGACGGGCCGCGCCCGCTCTACGTCCTGCGGCGCCTGCCGGCCTGGGGCGGGGGTCCCTGCCGATGCCAGGTCTGCAGTGAACTCTTCGACGACCCATCGGCGCTGCAGGCTCACGTGCAGCGGGCCCACGGCGAGGGAGGAGGGgcggtggagggggagggggagaagtccAGGCCGCCCGCCCTAGCCCCAGCCCCGAGCTCGTCCAGGGTCAAGCCCTTCCAGTGTGACGTGTGTCGCAGGAGCTTTGCCCATCCCTCCGCCCTTCGGGCACACCAGACCATCCACACTGGCACCAAGCCCTACGCCTGCAACGTGTGTGCCCGCACCTACAACCGGCTCGACAACCTCAGGCGACACCAGCACTGCCACCTCAAGGCGCCCCtctga